From Anopheles arabiensis isolate DONGOLA chromosome 3, AaraD3, whole genome shotgun sequence, a single genomic window includes:
- the LOC120902615 gene encoding tubulin alpha-1 chain → MRECISVHVGQAGVQIGNACWELYCLEHGIQPDGQMPSDKTIGGGDDSFNTFFSETGAGKHVPRAVFVDLEPTVVDEVRTGTYRQLFHPEQLITGKEDAANNYARGHYTIGKEIVDLVLDRIRKLADQCTGLQGFLIFHSFGGGTGSGFTSLLMERLSVDYGKKSKLEFAIYPAPQVSTAVVEPYNSILTTHTTLEHSDCAFMVDNEAIYDICRRNLDIERPTYTNLNRLIGQIVSSITASLRFDGALNVDLTEFQTNLVPYPRIHFPLVTYAPVISAEKAYHEQLSVSEITNACFEPANQMVKCDPRHGKYMACCMLYRGDVVPKDVNAAIATIKTKRTIQFVDWCPTGFKVGINYQPPTVVPGGDLAKVQRAVCMLSNTTAIAEAWARLDHKFDLMYAKRAFVHWYVGEGMEEGEFSEAREDLAALEKDYEEVGMDSGDGEGEGAEEY, encoded by the exons ATG CGTGAGTGCATTTCCGTACACGTCGGACAGGCCGGTGTCCAGATCGGTAACGCCTGCTGGGAGCTGTACTGTCTCGAGCATGGTATCCAACCGGACGGCCAGATGCCGTCGGACAAGACGATCGGCGGTGGTGACGATTCGTTCAACACCTTCTTCTCCGAGACCGGCGCTGGCAAGCATGTGCCACGTGCCGTGTTCGTCGATCTGGAGCCGACGGTCGTGGATGAGGTACGCACCGGCACGTACCGCCAGCTGTTCCACCCGGAGCAGCTGATCACCGGCAAGGAGGATGCGGCGAACAACTACGCCCGTGGCCATTACACCATCGGCAAGGAGATCGTCGATCTGGTGCTGGACCGCATCCGCAAGCTGGCGGACCAGTGCACCGGGCTGCAGGGTTTCCTGATCTTCCACTCGTTCGGTGGCGGTACCGGTTCCGGCTTCACCTCGCTGCTGATGGAGCGTCTGTCGGTGGATTATGGCAAGAAGTCGAAGCTCGAGTTTGCCATCTACCCGGCGCCGCAGGTATCGACCGCCGTGGTCGAGCCGTACAACTCCATCCTGACGACGCACACCACGCTCGAGCACTCGGACTGTGCGTTCATGGTGGACAATGAGGCGATCTACGACATCTGCCGCCGCAACCTGGACATCGAGCGTCCGACCTACACCAACCTGAACCGGCTGATCGGTCAGATTGTGTCGTCGATTACGGCGTCGCTCCGCTTCGACGGTGCGCTCAACGTCGATCTGACCGAGTTCCAGACCAATCTGGTGCCGTACCCGCGCATCCACTTCCCGCTGGTGACGTACGCGCCCGTCATCTCGGCCGAGAAGGCGTACCACGAGCAGCTGTCCGTGTCGGAGATCACGAACGCCTGCTTCGAGCCGGCCAACCAGATGGTGAAGTGCGACCCGCGCCACGGCAAGTACATGGCGTGCTGCATGCTGTACCGCGGCGATGTGGTGCCGAAGGACGTGAATGCGGCCATCGCCACGATCAAGACGAAGCGCACGATCCAGTTCGTGGACTGGTGCCCGACCGGGTTCAAGGTGGGCATCAACTACCAGCCGCCGACGGTGGTGCCGGGCGGCGATCTGGCCAAGGTGCAGCGTGCCGTGTGCATGCTGTCCAACACGACGGCCATTGCGGAGGCGTGGGCCCGGCTGGACCATAAGTTCGATCTGATGTACGCGAAGCGCGCGTTCGTGCACTGGTACGTCGGCGAGGGTATGGAGGAGGGCGAGTTCTCGGAGGCGCGTGAAGATTTGGCCGCGCTGGAGAAGGATTACGAGGAGGTCGGCATGGATTCGGGCGATGGCGAGGGTGAGGGTGCTGAAGAGTACTAA
- the LOC120902839 gene encoding uncharacterized protein LOC120902839 has translation MRQIGMEIEDPLKRIQEEINEVTRREQELREGHRTGTEERNGLDLNDDNLSSGNSDDSGLSLSPTPVHSPSVSNLKDKLEQNGKETAHQRRAEEQQRRAFILPSPKTLTRARSTPQLFHTSTPPRRFNPNPNHRGIMQKFIASRGRLSKLAANGGAGGHNGPASAVPQMMTSMVSTKADPIVPSVDLSRSHLMILPTAISTPPTIERDSNGKPIRRGYVPVEEKIQRELRDLKTRECELKRIRKLNRNASQSDLLDMNYDAFESSEELSDEDNTDEPIYPLARKLRSTKSISELCDALTNSSLSPRETPSPLFENRSTRMGTGCGGGMRPAMSLAQLCDLDPQEAPSSHKLIAQWESLIQQKQQR, from the exons ATCGAAGACCCGCTGAAGCGGATACAGGAGGAAATCAACGAGGTGACGCGCCGGGAGCAGGAGCTGCGCGAAGGTCACCGAACCGGCACCGAGGAGCGGAACGGGCTGGACCTGAACGATGACAACCTGTCGTCGGGCAACTCGGACGATTCGGGCCTATCGCTGTCGCCGACGCCGGTCCACTCGCCGTCCGTGTCCAACCTGAAGGACAAGCTGGAGCAGAACGGGAAGGAGACGGCGCACCAGCGCCGGGCGGAAGAGCAGCAGCGCCGCGCGTTCATCTTGCCGAGCCCGAAAACACTCACACGGGCCCGCTCGACGCCACAGCTGTTCCACACTTCGACGCCCCCGAGACGCTTCAATCCGAACCCGAACCATCGCGGCATCATGCAGAAGTTTATCGCTTCCCGGGGCCGGCTGAGCAAGCTGGCGGCGAACGGTGGCGCCGGGGGCCACAACGGGCCGGCTTCAGCCGTGCCGCAAATGATGACAAGCATGGTCAGCACGAAAGCAGATCCGATCGTG CCTTCGGTCGATCTGAGCCGCTCACATCTGATGATCCTGCCGACGGCCATCTCCACACCGCCCACCATCGAGCGGGACTCGAACGGCAAACCGATCCGGCGTGGCTACGTCCCGGTGGAGGAAAAGATCCAGCGCGAGCTGCGCGATCTGAAGACGCGCGAATGCGAACTGAAGCGAATCCGCAAGCTCAACCGCAACGCTTCCCAGTCGGACCTGTTGGACATGAACTATGATGC GTTCGAATCGAGCGAGGAACTCTCGGACGAAGACAACACGGACGAACCGATCTATCCGCTGGCGAGAAAGCTACGGTCGACCAAATCGATCAGCGAACTGTGCGACGCCCTGACCAACTCTAGTCTTTCGCCAAG GGAAACTCCTTCGCCACTGTTTGAAAACCGCTCGACGCGTATGGGCACCGGATGCGGTGGTGGCATGCGACCGGCAATGTCGCTGGCCCAGCTGTGCGATCTCGACCCACAGGAGGCACCTTCGTCGCACAAACTGATCGCCCAATGGGAAAGTCTCatccagcagaagcagcagcgatAG